The following are encoded together in the Lathyrus oleraceus cultivar Zhongwan6 chromosome 3, CAAS_Psat_ZW6_1.0, whole genome shotgun sequence genome:
- the LOC127132522 gene encoding putative expansin-A17, which translates to MEKFIICVVILLMNLVTSELRVESAVWQQAHATFYGGSGACGYGNLNIDGYGIKTAALSTALFNDGKSCGGCYQIVCDARKVPQWCLRGTSITITATNFCPPNLALPNDNGGWCNPPRPHFDMSQPAFQTIAKYRAGIVPVLHRRVGCRRSGNIRFTINGRDYFELVLISNIGGGGEISKVWIKGSKKNTWESMSMNWGANWQSLSYLNGQSLSFRVQLKNGKTRTAINVAPSNWRFGQSFKSNVQF; encoded by the exons ATGGAAAAATTCATTATCTGTGTTGTTATATTGCTGATGAATTTAGTCACTTCAGAACTCAGAGTAGAATCTGCTGTTTGGCAACAAGCTCATGCAACTTTCTATGGTGGAA GTGGTGCATGTGGCTATGGAAATCTGAACATAGATGGATATGGAATAAAAACAGCTGCGTTGAGTACTGCTTTGTTTAATGATGGCAAATCATGCGGTGGTTGCTATCAGATAGTTTGTGACGCAAGAAAAGTTCCTCAATGGTGTCTCAGAGGCACTTCCATTACTATTACTGCCACAAACTTTTGTCCACCAAACTTGGCACTCCCTAATGACAATGGTGGTTGGTGTAATCCCCCAAGACCACACTTTGACATGTCTCAACCCGCCTTTCAGACTATAGCCAAGTATAGAGCTGGAATTGTTCCCGTTTTGCATAGAAG AGTTGGGTGCAGAAGAAGTGGAAACATAAGATTTACTATAAATGGAAGAGACTATTTTGAGCTGGTGCTTATAAGCAACATAGGTGGAGGTGGAGAGATATCAAAAGTTTGGATAAAAGGGTCAAAAAAGAATACATGGGAATCAATGTCAATGAATTGGGGTGCTAATTGGCAGAGTCTAAGTTATCTCAATGGTCAGAGTTTATCATTTAGAGTTCAACTCAAGAATGGAAAGACTCGTACAGCTATAAACGTTGCACCTTCCAATTGGAGATTTGGACAGTCTTTCAAAAGTAATGTTCAGTTttga